One segment of Mugil cephalus isolate CIBA_MC_2020 chromosome 14, CIBA_Mcephalus_1.1, whole genome shotgun sequence DNA contains the following:
- the LOC125019574 gene encoding CMP-N-acetylneuraminate-beta-galactosamide-alpha-2,3-sialyltransferase 1-like isoform X2, which yields MFMASLLLTCKFPTSFLVSDRSRFPDHKRHTSRNMSLKILKMISIALCFASILVFLTGLTEFNIQFSLDNQTLCGTCLSPKNQLCFHPLKPPVEPLLSANHNLSEDDFNWWKHLQNEKRDYNTYKKTVNSLFRTFPTILEPVKLSRDSCKTCAVVGNSGNLKGSRRGPQIDFHDYVIRINRGRTKGFEEDVGTKTTHQVMYPESAVDLDNSTHLVLAPFKILDLEWLRMSMTTGFHGTSYAPVKSKIAANKDLVMVINPAFIRYAHDTWLGKKGRYPSTGFITLALALNICNEWSEVESSRDHALRMLHMNHT from the exons ATGTTTATGGCCTCACTTCTGCTCACTTGTAAATTTCCCACATCCTTTCTTGTTTCAGATCGTAGCCGTTTCCCTGACCACAAGCGTCACACATCCAGAAATATGTCGTTGAAGATTCTGAAGATGATCTCTATAGCCCTGTGCTTCGCCagcattcttgtgtttttaacaggACTCACTGAGTTCAATATTCAGTTCTCTCTTGATAATCAAACCCTCTGTGGGACGTGTTTATCCCCCAAAAATCAGCTGTGCTTCCACCCCTTAAAACCCCCAGTTGAGCCGCTTTTGTCTGCGAACCACAACCTCTCAGAGGATGATTTCAACTGGTGGAAG CACTTACAGAATGAAAAACGAGACTacaacacatataaaaaaacagtCAACAGCCTGTTTCGGACATTCCCAACCATCCTGGAGCCTGTAAAACTCAGCAGAGACAGCTGTAAGACCTGTGCTGTGGTGGGAAATTCTGGTAACTTGAAGGGATCACGTCGTGGACCTCAGATAGATTTCCATGATTACGTCATCAG AATTAACAGGGGTCGCACCAAAGGCTTCGAAGAAGATGTCGGCACCAAAACAACTCATCAGGTCATGTATCCAGAGAGTGCCGTGGATTTAGACAACTCCACTCACCTTGTGTTGGCTCCATTCAAGATACTGGATCTAGAGTGGCTCAGGATGAGCATGACAACTGGATTTCATGGAAC GTCCTATGCACCAGTTAAATCAAAAATAGCAGCCAACAAGGATTTG GTGATGGTGATCAACCCGGCTTTCATAAGATACGCTCATGACACGTGGCTGGGAAAGAAGGGCCGGTATCCATCCACTGGCTTTATAACTTTGGCTCTTGCGCTGAACATTTGCAATGAG TGGAGTGAGGTggaaagcagcagagatcaTGCCCTGCGAATGCTCCACATGAACCACACATGA
- the LOC125019574 gene encoding CMP-N-acetylneuraminate-beta-galactosamide-alpha-2,3-sialyltransferase 1-like isoform X1, protein MFMASLLLTCKFPTSFLVSDRSRFPDHKRHTSRNMSLKILKMISIALCFASILVFLTGLTEFNIQFSLDNQTLCGTCLSPKNQLCFHPLKPPVEPLLSANHNLSEDDFNWWKHLQNEKRDYNTYKKTVNSLFRTFPTILEPVKLSRDSCKTCAVVGNSGNLKGSRRGPQIDFHDYVIRINRGRTKGFEEDVGTKTTHQVMYPESAVDLDNSTHLVLAPFKILDLEWLRMSMTTGFHGTSYAPVKSKIAANKDLVMVINPAFIRYAHDTWLGKKGRYPSTGFITLALALNICNEVHVYGFGADKDGNWNHYFEALSNQGPGIHPGQQEYDVIQHLDEQKQISFYRGW, encoded by the exons ATGTTTATGGCCTCACTTCTGCTCACTTGTAAATTTCCCACATCCTTTCTTGTTTCAGATCGTAGCCGTTTCCCTGACCACAAGCGTCACACATCCAGAAATATGTCGTTGAAGATTCTGAAGATGATCTCTATAGCCCTGTGCTTCGCCagcattcttgtgtttttaacaggACTCACTGAGTTCAATATTCAGTTCTCTCTTGATAATCAAACCCTCTGTGGGACGTGTTTATCCCCCAAAAATCAGCTGTGCTTCCACCCCTTAAAACCCCCAGTTGAGCCGCTTTTGTCTGCGAACCACAACCTCTCAGAGGATGATTTCAACTGGTGGAAG CACTTACAGAATGAAAAACGAGACTacaacacatataaaaaaacagtCAACAGCCTGTTTCGGACATTCCCAACCATCCTGGAGCCTGTAAAACTCAGCAGAGACAGCTGTAAGACCTGTGCTGTGGTGGGAAATTCTGGTAACTTGAAGGGATCACGTCGTGGACCTCAGATAGATTTCCATGATTACGTCATCAG AATTAACAGGGGTCGCACCAAAGGCTTCGAAGAAGATGTCGGCACCAAAACAACTCATCAGGTCATGTATCCAGAGAGTGCCGTGGATTTAGACAACTCCACTCACCTTGTGTTGGCTCCATTCAAGATACTGGATCTAGAGTGGCTCAGGATGAGCATGACAACTGGATTTCATGGAAC GTCCTATGCACCAGTTAAATCAAAAATAGCAGCCAACAAGGATTTG GTGATGGTGATCAACCCGGCTTTCATAAGATACGCTCATGACACGTGGCTGGGAAAGAAGGGCCGGTATCCATCCACTGGCTTTATAACTTTGGCTCTTGCGCTGAACATTTGCAATGAG GTTCATGTGTACGGTTTTGGAGCAGACAAGGATGGAAACTGGAATCATTATTTTGAGGCACTGAGTAACCAAGGACCTGGAATACATCCCGGACAACAGGAGTATGATGTTATCCAGCATTTAgatgagcaaaaacaaatctcCTTTTATAGAGGGTGgtga
- the LOC125019574 gene encoding CMP-N-acetylneuraminate-beta-galactosamide-alpha-2,3-sialyltransferase 1-like isoform X3, with amino-acid sequence MSLKILKMISIALCFASILVFLTGLTEFNIQFSLDNQTLCGTCLSPKNQLCFHPLKPPVEPLLSANHNLSEDDFNWWKHLQNEKRDYNTYKKTVNSLFRTFPTILEPVKLSRDSCKTCAVVGNSGNLKGSRRGPQIDFHDYVIRINRGRTKGFEEDVGTKTTHQVMYPESAVDLDNSTHLVLAPFKILDLEWLRMSMTTGFHGTSYAPVKSKIAANKDLVMVINPAFIRYAHDTWLGKKGRYPSTGFITLALALNICNEVHVYGFGADKDGNWNHYFEALSNQGPGIHPGQQEYDVIQHLDEQKQISFYRGW; translated from the exons ATGTCGTTGAAGATTCTGAAGATGATCTCTATAGCCCTGTGCTTCGCCagcattcttgtgtttttaacaggACTCACTGAGTTCAATATTCAGTTCTCTCTTGATAATCAAACCCTCTGTGGGACGTGTTTATCCCCCAAAAATCAGCTGTGCTTCCACCCCTTAAAACCCCCAGTTGAGCCGCTTTTGTCTGCGAACCACAACCTCTCAGAGGATGATTTCAACTGGTGGAAG CACTTACAGAATGAAAAACGAGACTacaacacatataaaaaaacagtCAACAGCCTGTTTCGGACATTCCCAACCATCCTGGAGCCTGTAAAACTCAGCAGAGACAGCTGTAAGACCTGTGCTGTGGTGGGAAATTCTGGTAACTTGAAGGGATCACGTCGTGGACCTCAGATAGATTTCCATGATTACGTCATCAG AATTAACAGGGGTCGCACCAAAGGCTTCGAAGAAGATGTCGGCACCAAAACAACTCATCAGGTCATGTATCCAGAGAGTGCCGTGGATTTAGACAACTCCACTCACCTTGTGTTGGCTCCATTCAAGATACTGGATCTAGAGTGGCTCAGGATGAGCATGACAACTGGATTTCATGGAAC GTCCTATGCACCAGTTAAATCAAAAATAGCAGCCAACAAGGATTTG GTGATGGTGATCAACCCGGCTTTCATAAGATACGCTCATGACACGTGGCTGGGAAAGAAGGGCCGGTATCCATCCACTGGCTTTATAACTTTGGCTCTTGCGCTGAACATTTGCAATGAG GTTCATGTGTACGGTTTTGGAGCAGACAAGGATGGAAACTGGAATCATTATTTTGAGGCACTGAGTAACCAAGGACCTGGAATACATCCCGGACAACAGGAGTATGATGTTATCCAGCATTTAgatgagcaaaaacaaatctcCTTTTATAGAGGGTGgtga